TGCTTCAATAACAGATACCTTTATATTCTGATATTTTGATACGACTTTAGAAATAAGTATGCTACCAAGGGAGCCAATAAGCTTTCCAAAACCAATTTTTATCTCTCCATAGTCCCCACCATGGATCACCTCTATTGTCTTGGAAAGTGATTTCATAGAAAAGTACACTTCAAGGCACTTTGGGTAAAGCTGATGAGCAGACTCAGTTGGTCTTAGACTCCTAGTGTCACGATTGAATAAAACGAGGTTACAGGACTGTTCTAAGCTCCGGATGCTTTTTGAAATTGTAGGTTGAGAAACATTGCAATACTTTGCTGCTTTAGAAAAACTTCCTAAATCATAAACAGATAAGAAATAACGAATATGAGTTAAGTTTTCTACATTTAAAACTTCTTTTACTGGCATGCTTTAATTACATCATTAGTTCAAAAACATATTTTTCTGAATCTGAAGCCTAGCAAGTTCCCTAAACTTCTTTTGACCTCTAAGACCATTGTGACTGTTTCTCGGCAAAAAGTTATTCCATATCGGAAGAAGGCTATTTCGATCTATATTTTTACCGTGGTTTTTAAAAGAGTGCGTTTGATTTGGAGCCCATACCCAATTCTCAAGGAAATGACTTTGCGTAGGGACAATTTCTCTTCCTTCCCAATGAAAAATTACACTCCCTTTACCAAAAGAAACATTAGACTTATTTGGGGTAAAGTATTCAAATAACTCTCTAGCCTCTAAATCAGTGTCTCCAACTCTTGGTGCATTGCGATCAAACACTTGTGAATAAAAAACATCTTTACCTTCAAATATAATTGTGCCTCCATACATATATACCCCCCAACGAATGATACGTGACATTTCTTGCGTAGCCGTTAGTCCATTGTACGTGTCTTTTGAAGGGGTACTTTTATCCCAACCTTCTATTTTGGTGTAGAATGACTTTAAATAAGATTCTCGTCCAGATGTATTCGCATCAAAGGTTCCTTGAAACTTCATTGTATAGTGTACGAACTCCGCAATAATGGGATCCCTTAGCTCATGTAATGATGTGCCGGCTTGACCATAGTATAGATCCATCATCTGATGATTGTTCTTAATATATTCATTTATCCTTCTGCCTGGGTCATAAATATTTAATTCGACCTTAGCTTTAGATCCCATTTTTTTTATAAATTCACCTACTATACTACCATTTCCAGTTGTGCCATAAATGAATGTTCTATTCCTGAAAGCTTCTGCTAACTTATGGCTATTTACTCGGAGTGCTGCACCAAGGAATTCTGATCTATTTATTCTCATGCTTTGAACCTGACTTAAATATTATAATTATTTGATTTTATTTGTAGTTCCAGTTAATGGAATGGCCCGAAATTGCTGTGGTAAGTTTTCCCACTTAAGAAATTAACAACAAAATCGAATTGCTACAAAAGACAACCTTTAAAGGAAATTATTGCACCAACCTCCAGTTTTGTGACATGGATCATATGTTTTGATTTGGGTAACTGTCAATGGTTTTTATACCGTAAGCCATAAGGAATAGTGATGCGTTCTCGTCGTTAAACTTTTGAATTATTGAGAAAACACTTACTAAGTAAAGGTTCATTGACCTATCTGAACCTAACTTCTGCTATAGAAAAGCAGAGCGTTTTGTAATTGAATTACTTTAAGCACTAAGAATTAATACCGTTAGAAAAAGTCACCTGTTTTGTTTGTTTTATATACACGCATTAAAGTGGAACATTAATTGCGAAAGAGTTGTAGAGGTGGTAATCAAAAAAATAAGGCATATTTCAAAAGCAATAACTTATTAAATACAAATGGATATACAACCATTAGTATCAATAAGCGTCGCAATAACAACACATATATTGCGCTCTTGTAAAAGGTTTAATGTGATAGATTAATATGAAACGTACTGGCAGAGACATTGTACTTGACTGATTTGCATAAGGAGAAAGAAAGAGCAATGGTTGCTAATGATATAAATCACCTGCAAGGGTAGAGTTATTTGCAGTCGATTTTTACTTCGCTTGCACCGCCGCTTCTTTTCGACGGCGACGGAGTAAGGCAACAGGAATATGAATACACTTAATTGGCATTACGAGCGTCATGCTTTAACTGTCAATTGCAATTAGCGATGACTTCATGACCTTTAAGCTGATATTTACTGTATATAGCGGCCATAACCCCTGTATCCAACATTTGCTTAAGTCCGTCATTTATGCCTTGAACTATATTTTTCTTTTGAGGGTGGATGCGCATCATCACGTCAGTTTCACCAATACAATTACCGACTTCGAAACTTCGATAATCAGGGTGCTTCAACTGTTCATACTGCAATTTTCGAAGGTCTAGTAGTACTTGATTGAACCGCCCAGCAAGAAGCTGCATTAACAAAAGGGATTCTGTCGTATTGTCGCGTCTAATGACAACGCCATCTTTAAATGCAGTCTCAAAGTATGGATAGACGTATCCCCTGACAGTTCCTACTACTTGTCCTTTCAAGCTCTCTGGTGAGCTGACTGGTACTTTCTGTCCACTTCGAAAAACGATAACATCTTTGGCTTTATCAAACGGAATAGAGTAGATCCCTTTAACCTTAACATCCATTCGCCAACTAGGGTTTACTGATGCCTCTATATCGAGATCTCCTTTGTCAAAGAGGAAAATGGCTCGAGCAGGGGGGACATACTTAAACACATACGTATCTCCAGTTATCTTCGAAAGCTCGCTGAATATATCATTGACGATCCCTTTATTCTCACTTGCAGCGAAAAAATAGGGGTTATTTGGCGGAGAGTAAGCAGCTACTGTAATAGTGTCAGAGTATGCATAAGCGCTAAATAAAGAGAGTAAAAGACACAAGGTTAACTTGAGGCAATTAACTAAACATATCATACGGACACCTAAAAATATTACTTTATTAAGCGTAGAAATTGTTTAGTCATTGTTCAATATAAGCCATACGAGATAACTGTAACAGTCTGTACTGTATATAGTATTTATTAGGGCTGAGAGCTTGATATAGATAAGAATTTTAAGGTATTAAAGTGATAGGACAGTTTTTGGCACTAGCAACAGACCTAATGTTGGAATCTCTGCAATTAGTCATCGCATTAAGTGTTCTATAGCTATCAGAATAGAAAATACTCAAAGCGTCCCTGCTTCTTAGTGCTTCAATAGGATAGGGTAAAAATAAAATCAACCTAAGGAGCCTTGTTACCATAGGTTTTACGGATAAGAACCCATTTATATTTACTACCACTCGCCGGGTATCCGGCCGTCGCATCTTTAGTACATGTGTAATATCTTCCATTGATGTGAACTTGAGATCCTGCTGGCTGTAACGAGCCGTTTGCATAGCAACCTAGATACAAATTTTGTTGCTTACCATCAGCATGGCTATACACACTCGTAATAGCTATTAATAGTAAGCTTATAATAGTCAATAAATATTTCATAAATAACACCACCTGTTTTTTATTTTATAGGCTAGGTTGGTGGTGGTTAACTATAGGTAAATACTAGAAGTTAAATAATAATCATGATTTCAAACTAATACCTTGAATACTTTGTTATTATTTTTATCATATAAAAATATATCAGCAAATTAAATTGCCCACTTTATAGAAATGTCGCAGGAATCTTTCACCGCTTTATCACGGTCATGACCAACCTCAAGGTTCTCTATCTCATAAAGTTTATAGACAAGCCCCATCAGCCGCTGTTTCATTTCGTTGTAATCAACCATAGTACATGTCCACCACAATTTTTGTTCTATACACTGCCACTCTATAGAGAGCTTTGGTTATTGGTTATCGCTTATTTGCCAATAAACGAAGTAGATATTTGAGTATTAGCTCCTATGCTAATACTAGGAAAACATTTATTAGGACACCATTATGAAATATCTGATGCGCACGGCTTTTTATTCTGTACTTGCCACTTTAGTGATCTCCCCAGCTTATAGCTGTGAGTTAATTATGGGGTACAGAACAAATGAGAAGCCTCCCTTGATTGGCAAAGCACCGGATAATAATGGACTTTACTTTGAGTTGTTTAAGACTGCAGCAGATCGTATTGGATGTAGCTTAACTGTTGAAAGAAAACCTAAAAAACGAATCATGAATATGATAGTAAGTGGAAAAATAGACTTTTATCCTGGACTCAAATTTACTAAGAAAAGAGCAGAAAATTTCGGTTATATCAATAATGGGCTTACCAGCTCATATGCGTTACTCACTAGAGTTGATTCTCCTGACTTTAAAAATAGAGAAGACATATTAGAGGCCAAACCAACTGAAATTTTACCTTATGGAAGCCCAGATCTACTGAAATTAGAGATCCCTAAAAAGTCTCCTAAAGAAGCAACAACTCTAGATGTTATGAAGCTAATTAGTAATGGTAGTGCGGATATCTATTTTTACAGCAAGGATAGTTTGCTTTATGCCCTGAAACAGAACCCTATGCCTAACCTAAGAGTTCAAGAATGCTGTAGTAACGTAGAACCAATGTATTTAGGTTTCTCACTAAATTCCAAAAATTACAATAAGATTCCAAATAAAAACTATGATGCCAATCAACCAATCAGTGCTACAAATTCACCCGTAACGTTCAGCCCAGATTCTATTGCAAAAAAACTCTCCGATGCGTTGGCGGACATGAAAAAAGAGGGCGTAACATCCAAAATATACAAAAAGTACTACTAACTATCAAAGTAGGGAGCTAGGAATCGGAAAACCTTGGCAAGGGTTTCAAATGATAGTAGAGCCTCAACAGATTATAGTTGCGTTAGGTGTTCTAGAGGCGTCGGCGCCAAGCGAACAAGTAAAAGCACCTCAACTTCTTAAATACTCGAGAGTTTTAGCTCAATTAAAAGATAAAAATGGTTGAAAAAGCTTTCTATACAATCAATTTTTTAGAAATATACTTATGGCCATGCTCGTTTTTTACTATTCCCAGTATTGGATTTTACTAATTCCAGTGTCTTTTTAGATTTCTCTTCAATAGAGCACAAATGCTGCTCTACTTTGTCTTGAAAATTGTGCTTTTGTTGATCGACTTGGTTGCTTTTTGTGGGGCTTGATTGTTGCATTTTCTGTACTATATCCACCAATTTTTTATTTTGGTTTTCCAACGAGTTGACCTTTGCTGTTAGCTCTTTCAGCATGCCAGACTGTTCAACAAGCTTTGACTCAAACTTGGAAAAGGCATTTAGTATTTGTCCAATATTATTCCCTGACATGACATCACTCCCGCGATAAAAAAAACATATGCGTACGCATACATATAAGTGTAGCATAATCTGCGAGTTTTTATGCTGATATACATGAAAATAACGTTCAGTCGAGCCATATTTAGATCGGTTCTAGATATATAGCTATAATATTGAATTAAGGGAATAACGAAAATTTTTATAAATGGGATAGTTAGGGACATGTATGTCAACTGCCAGTAAATATATCCTTTTCACTATGCTAACCGCTATACTCGTCGTAGCGATCATCGGAGCTTATTTAGCTTATTTAGATTATGTTGATCATACGCGTGTACATGGAGAGTGGATTGAAATAGGTGCTCCGTCATATTCTACAGACATATTAGTAATAAATGCTAAAGGCGTGTACAAAAACTCTCGATTAATTACGAATCAGTTTAAGTTTGATGGTTCGCATGTCTATATTGGGACTGGCGCTGGAAACACGGTTTACAAGCTAACAGAATCTTTTGGCCTTCCGCAATTACATCGAACTGTGCCAGCAACTCCAAATAAAAAGTTCATTAAAAAGGGTTACGAAAAAGAGTTACAGGACAATTCAAAGCCAGCACGATTCGAAACGCTACGTAAAGCCATTCAAGAAAAGTAAGCATCAAACACTAATAAGCCATAAAAGGGTTATGGTTACTACTCGATAGAAATACTCAATGAATATTATTTATATTATATCTGCAGGTTGTACTGATACTATAGTCATTAGTACGCATTATGCCTGCTTATGTTAAATTTTTTTCATATCAAGCTCTTAAATGAAAGGGCTTAAAATGAAACGTAAGCACAGCCATTGCACTCAACTCGATGAATTCGGAATTTTCACAAAAATAAACTGCACGTTAACGATAAAACAAGTCGCTGAACTTTGTTTTAAAAGTGTGAGAACAGTCACCCTATGGAATCAAGGGAAAAGAGCAATACCACCTGAATGCATCCGACTTATTCGTATTTACGAGAGTAGGGAACTTGGAATCGGAAAACCTTGGCAGGGGTTTCAAATGATAGGAGAGCGCTTGGCTCTGCCAACGGGGCAAATAGTAGAGCCGCAGCAAATAATCATCGCTTTAGGTGTCCTAGAAGTTTCAGCACCGAGAGAACAAGCGAAAGCATCTCAACTTCTTAGATATTCGAGAGTTTTAGCAAAATATAAAAGATAGTTACACGCTATCAAGATCTACGTTTAATGTGATTATTTGTCATCTAAACCGCGAGTGAGCAATAACTCGGCTATAGAACTTTAGGTTAAATGATCTCCAAACCAGATGGCAAGCAGCAATTAATTGTTGTAAAACGATAATTAATTATTGAAAAACGCAATAAATATGATTAATCTTTGCCTACCATTTAATGAAAGGAACTATTTATGCCCAATATCCAGAAACAAAGCCGTCGTGTACGCTTTATTTTGCAATGCTTCATGTTGCTGTTACCTATTATGGTTTGCTACTTTTGGTTAACTGTTAATACGCCAGATGATTACCTAACACATTTGGGCATCATCAATCTTAGTTTTGATATCAATAAGCTTACACACGTGCCACTTTCACTCTTAACACGCTTACTTGCTCTCATTGCCAGCTTAGCACTGAGCAGTATTGTGATTTATGCTCTTTGGAACCTTGTGAAACTTTTCCGCAACTACGAACAATGTGATATCTTCTCGCTAGAGAATGCAAAACTCTATCAGAAATTGGGTTACAGCGTATTTTATTGGGTTATTGGCTCAATTGTTTACAAAACTGTCATCATATTGATTTTGTCTTTTAATAATCCCCCGGGGCAACGATTGCTCGCCATCAGTTTTGGTGGTGCAGATCTGCTTACTTTGCTATTTGGTCTAATTATTATGATCATTTCATGGGTAATGAAAGAAGGTTACATGATTGCTGACGAAAATCTTCATACCGTATAAGGAGCTGACATGGCTATTGAGATAAACCTAGATGTCATGCTTGCCAAGCGAAAAATGCGTTCAAAAGCGTTAGCAAAGGCTATAGGCATCACTGAAGCCAACTTGTCCGTATTGAAAAATGGTAAGGCCAAAGCTGTACGCTTATCGACACTAGACAAACTTTGTGAAGTACTTGAATGTCAGCCTGCGGACCTATTAGAGTTTCATCCAAATACTGATGAGTGATATTTATTAAAGTTTAACAGCTAAGGATTAATCTCACGATAATACTTTAATATGAATACAATATATTAATACTATAATCAATAGTGCGTGTTATGTCTGCTTATGTTAAATTTGTTTCATATCAAGCCTTTAAATGAAAGGGCTTAAAATGAAACGTAAGCACAGCCATTGCACTCAACTCGATGAATTCGGAATTTTCACAAAAATAAACTGCACTTTAACTATAAAACAAGTCGCTGAACTTTGTTTTAAAAGCGTGAGGACCGTCACTCTATGGAATCAAGGAAAACGACCCATACCACCTGAATGTATAAGACTGATTAGGATTTACGAGAGCAGGGAACTTGGAATTGGTAAATCTTGGAAAGGCTTTCAAATGATAGGAGAAAGCCTAATTCTACCGACAGGCCATATTGTAGATCCTCAACAGATAATCGTTGCGTTAGGCGTCTTAGAAATGTCCGCCCCTAAAGAACAAGCCCAAGCATCCCAACTTATTAAATACTCGAGAGTATTAGCTAAATACGAAAGATAGAATCATAGAGTGTAGTTCGCTAAACACGAATAGCCCTTACCTGTTGAGTAAATTAGAAGATCAGCAATTAGGTTTAGTCCATGTCAACCTTAAACTTTGTCTTATTGCTTCGATCGACCACATCCAAAAAGCAGTGCCTACGAACTCAGAAATTATGGGTTGATAGCCAGCAGTCCAAAGCCAACCAGATAAACCAAGTAAAGGGACTACTAAGCCATGAGCAAAAATTGAAACTAATAAGCCAAAAAGCACACCATGAAGCAACCTAACTCTAGGAAAATACTCAACAATTACACAATAAACTATTGCGATTACAACTGAAAATAAAATATGTACTCCATTCCCCCCCCAATTTACCGTATACCCTAACCAGTGAAAAGTCATTCCATCAACGTTTATGCCTAGCTTTTGTAGCAACACAACTGGAGGCGGTATTGTCTCTGCTGTCCTCGGTGGGAGTAAATCTTCAAATCCAGATTTAACAAAAGCTGAAAAAATACCAGAAATAATGCCTATATATACTGCTATAATAATATGTTGTTCTTTTTTATCACGAGTTTCAAAAATATTTTTCATTAAAATATCCTTTGTAGTCATTCTGTAAGTTAAAATTGATTATATGTTATCTATCTTCACTATCAAGTTTTACCCGTAATTTTCTAGTGAGTGTAATAACTAGTGGAGTACATCATTGCAAGCAAGAAAAACATATAACTCACTTCCCTAGGTTTAATTCCAAAACGTTTAAACAAGTAAAGAGTGCCAAAGTAGGGGTGGGAAAAAGACAGTTGCCTTTGCTGATAGTCATTTTTCTCGTAAACACAAAGCATTCTCTATAGAAATCAATTCATAGCTCATCTGCTTTAAGTATAGACTGATATCTTTCTTAAATCGGTGAATGTGCTCGTGAGCAATATTGCTTATTGTCTTACTTGGAAGGTCCAATAAATCGACTTCCATGAGCTTTATTTCCAAATCTGAAACATACCAAACTCTTTTCCAATTTCTAGATTCTCCTTCGAAGGTATAATTTAATGTAACACTAAAAGCTGTCTCATTTGGCATACCAAAGGACTCTTTATTCAATATCAAATAATCATCAAAATCATCTGGTAAGTACTTATTATGAATGAACATATATTATCCCATTTATATATTGTTATAAGGCTCTCTCGCACCCTATTTTTTATAAATTTATAGTATGATAGTAGATATGACTAGTGGAACTAAATCACATAAAACTCGTGTTTGAGTTACCCCGTTAGATAAATAGCACTTAAGAACGGGTGAGAAGTTGGAAACCAACCCAAGCAAAAGATATGCTCAATGTTACGTTTAAAACTATATTGATACTCATTTTGAAAAGAGCTCCACCCTGCAATAGCAAAACATT
This genomic stretch from Vibrio marisflavi CECT 7928 harbors:
- a CDS encoding substrate-binding periplasmic protein codes for the protein MICLVNCLKLTLCLLLSLFSAYAYSDTITVAAYSPPNNPYFFAASENKGIVNDIFSELSKITGDTYVFKYVPPARAIFLFDKGDLDIEASVNPSWRMDVKVKGIYSIPFDKAKDVIVFRSGQKVPVSSPESLKGQVVGTVRGYVYPYFETAFKDGVVIRRDNTTESLLLMQLLAGRFNQVLLDLRKLQYEQLKHPDYRSFEVGNCIGETDVMMRIHPQKKNIVQGINDGLKQMLDTGVMAAIYSKYQLKGHEVIANCN
- a CDS encoding substrate-binding periplasmic protein, whose amino-acid sequence is MKYLMRTAFYSVLATLVISPAYSCELIMGYRTNEKPPLIGKAPDNNGLYFELFKTAADRIGCSLTVERKPKKRIMNMIVSGKIDFYPGLKFTKKRAENFGYINNGLTSSYALLTRVDSPDFKNREDILEAKPTEILPYGSPDLLKLEIPKKSPKEATTLDVMKLISNGSADIYFYSKDSLLYALKQNPMPNLRVQECCSNVEPMYLGFSLNSKNYNKIPNKNYDANQPISATNSPVTFSPDSIAKKLSDALADMKKEGVTSKIYKKYY
- a CDS encoding DUF2850 domain-containing protein, encoding MSTASKYILFTMLTAILVVAIIGAYLAYLDYVDHTRVHGEWIEIGAPSYSTDILVINAKGVYKNSRLITNQFKFDGSHVYIGTGAGNTVYKLTESFGLPQLHRTVPATPNKKFIKKGYEKELQDNSKPARFETLRKAIQEK
- a CDS encoding regulator: MKRKHSHCTQLDEFGIFTKINCTLTIKQVAELCFKSVRTVTLWNQGKRAIPPECIRLIRIYESRELGIGKPWQGFQMIGERLALPTGQIVEPQQIIIALGVLEVSAPREQAKASQLLRYSRVLAKYKR
- a CDS encoding DUF2975 domain-containing protein, whose amino-acid sequence is MPNIQKQSRRVRFILQCFMLLLPIMVCYFWLTVNTPDDYLTHLGIINLSFDINKLTHVPLSLLTRLLALIASLALSSIVIYALWNLVKLFRNYEQCDIFSLENAKLYQKLGYSVFYWVIGSIVYKTVIILILSFNNPPGQRLLAISFGGADLLTLLFGLIIMIISWVMKEGYMIADENLHTV
- a CDS encoding helix-turn-helix domain-containing protein, whose translation is MAIEINLDVMLAKRKMRSKALAKAIGITEANLSVLKNGKAKAVRLSTLDKLCEVLECQPADLLEFHPNTDE
- a CDS encoding YagU family protein; translated protein: MKNIFETRDKKEQHIIIAVYIGIISGIFSAFVKSGFEDLLPPRTAETIPPPVVLLQKLGINVDGMTFHWLGYTVNWGGNGVHILFSVVIAIVYCVIVEYFPRVRLLHGVLFGLLVSIFAHGLVVPLLGLSGWLWTAGYQPIISEFVGTAFWMWSIEAIRQSLRLTWTKPNC